The Acanthochromis polyacanthus isolate Apoly-LR-REF ecotype Palm Island chromosome 5, KAUST_Apoly_ChrSc, whole genome shotgun sequence genome includes a window with the following:
- the appl1 gene encoding DCC-interacting protein 13-alpha, with protein MPGIEKLPIEETLEDSPQTRSLLGVFEEDTAAISNYCTQLYQAMQRIYDAQNELSAATHLTSRLLKEYDKQRFPLGGDDEVMSSTLQQFAKVIDELSSCHAVLSTQLADAMMFPITQFKERDLKEILTLKEVFQISSDDHDTAINRYSRLSKKRDNDKLRAEVVEDVYTSRKKQHQTMMHYFCSLNTLQYKKKTALLEPLLGYMQAQISFFKLGSENLTQQWEDFLGTIGTSVQNVRREMEEEVGQMQQTIQQMERSCDPLYAPCDPDPAYSSVCRSLTRKQGYLHIRNKTGLVSSSWERQYFFTQGGNLMHQGRGEVAGGLVTDLDNCSVMAVDCDDRRFCFQVTSFDGKKVVTLQAESRKDCEEWIATINNISKRIYLSENAEELAARVNQSALEAVTPSPSFQQRHESMRPSSKGRSGRASSISSVGSEPSPALSVLSLDALVAPETPIQFDIISPVSEENLGQNKTAAQSGRRSNPFGESGDGTSEDSEDSILHQLFIVRFLGSMEVRTAESVDVISETMRQILAARAIHNIFRMTESHLLVTCDCLKLIDPQTQVTRLRFPLSSVVQCSSHQDNRRLFGFVLHPAGGRGDSRAVCYIFESNNDGEKICDSIGLAKQIAFHSEMDRKAVEKRKEEDKAKEKQQEELSKQRQIEKDLEEQSRLIAASSRPANPPAPDGQFLVLSNSQSEDSDAGEEGKKQGESEA; from the exons ATGCCCGGAATAGAAAAGCTACCGATAGAGGAGACGCTGGAGGACAGTCCGCAG aCTCGCTCTCTGCTGGGGGTGTTTGAGGAGGACACTGCAGCCATCTCCAACTACTGCACACAGCTGTATCAGGCCATGCAGAGGATCTATGATGCACAG aacgAGCTCAGCGCTGCGACTCACCTGACCTCCAGACTGCTAAAAGAGTACGACAAACAG CGTTTTCCTCTAGGGGGCGATGACGAGGTGATGAGCTCGACCCTGCAGCAGTTTGCAAAAGTCATTGATGAG CTGAGCTCCTGTCATGCTGTTCTGTCCACCCAGCTCGCAGACGCCATGATGTTTCCCATCACTCAGTTTAAGGAGAGAGACCTGAAAG AGATCCTCACCCTTAAAGAAGTCTTCCAGATATCCAGTGATG ATCACGACACAGCCATTAACAGATACAGTCGTCTGTCCAAGAAAAGGGACAACGACAAG CTGCGGGCAGAGGTGGTGGAGGACGTGTACACCTCCAGGAAGAAGCAGCACCAGACCATGATGCACTACTTCTGCTCTCTGAACACGCTGCAGTACAAGAAGAAGACGGCTCTGCTGGAGCCACTGCTGGGCTACATGCAGGCTCAG ATCAGTTTCTTCAAGCTGGGCTCAGAGAATCTCACCCAGCAGTGGGAAGACTTCCTGGGAACTATCGGCACCAGCGTCCAGAA TGTTCGTcgggagatggaggaggaggtggggcaGATGCAGCAGACCATCCAGCAGATGGAGAGGTCATGTGACCCGCTGTATGCACCATGTGACCCTGACCCCGCCTACTCCAGTGTGTGTCGCAGCCTGACCAGGAAACAGGGCTACCTGCACATCCGCAA TAAGACCGGCCTGGTGTCGTCGTCATGGGAGCGTCAGTACTTCTTCACGCAGGGTGGAAACCTGATGCACCAGGGCCGAGGTGAGGTGGCAGGAGGGCTGGTCACGGACCTGGACAACTGCTCCGTCATGGCGGTGGACTGCGACGACCGCAGGTTCTGCTTTCAGGTCACTTCCTTCGACGGCAAAAA AGTGGTGACGCTGCAGGCAGAGAGCAGGAAGGACTGTGAGGAG TGGATTGCCACCATCAACAACATCTCCAAGAGGATCTATCTGAGTGAAAATGCAGAG GAGCTGGCAGCCAGAGTGAACCAATCAGCTCTGGAGGCTGTGACGCCATCACCGTCCTTCCAGCAGAGACATGAGAGCATGAGACCCAGCAG TAAAGGGCGTAGCGGCCGAGCGAGCAGCATCAGCTCCGTGGGCTCTGAGCCGTCGCCTGCTCTCTCTGTGCTCTCATTGGACGCACTGGTTGCCCCGGAAACACCCATCCAGTTTGACATCATTTCTCCCGTCAGCGAGGAGAACCTGGGGCAGAACAAGACGGCAGCACAGTCGGGCAG AAGGAGTAATCCATTTGGAGAGTCAGGAGACGGCACATCAGAGGACAGTGAAG ACTCCATCCTCCACCAGCTCTTCATCGTTCGCTTCCTGGGCTCCATGGAGGTGAGAACCGCTGAGTCGGTGGACGTCATATCTGAGACCATGAGGCAGATCCTGGCTGCCAGAGCCATCCACAACATCTTCAGGATGACCGAGTCGCACCTGCTCGTCACCTGCGACTGCCTCAA gCTCATTGATCCTCAGACACAAGTCACTCGCCTCAGG TTCCCTCTGTCCAGCGTGGTCCAGTGTTCGTCCCAtcaggacaacaggaggctGTTTGGGTTCGTCCTGCACCCAGCAGGCGGGCGGGGCGACAGCCGGGCCGTCTGCTACATCTTTGAGTCCAACAACGATGGAGAGAAG ATCTGTGACAGCATCGGTCTGGCCAAGCAGATAGCCTTCCACTCAGAGATG GACCGTAAAGCGgtggagaagaggaaggaggaggacaaGGCCAAAGAGAAGCAGCAGGAAGAGCTGAGCAAGCAGCGGCAGATAGAGAAG GACCTGGAGGAGCAGAGTCGCCTCATCGCCGCCTCCAGCCGTCCCGCCAACCCGCCCGCTCCTGATGGACAGTTCCTAGTTCTGagcaacagccaatcagaggacagCGACGCCGGGGAGGAGGGGAAGAAGCAGGGTGAGTCTGAAGCCTAA